Part of the Bacillus sp. N1-1 genome, AAATTATATGCCAAATAAGCCTTTTGAATCCACGATTCAAAAGGAGATTGGTCATAAGTTTCCTTCTCCCATCCAGACTATACTGTCGGTTCTGGTTTCACACCAGATCCACCGTTTGCTTACGCAACCGGGTCACGGACTTAGCTAGCATAAGCTAGACATCACCGCCGGTTGGGACTTTCACCCGACCCCGAAGGAAAGTATTTAGTTTTTATGCGTCTAATCTATTCTTCGTCCCAGACTTTAACTTCTTTCATCACATCGCCTTGCTTAATGCGAAGAACCGTATCCATTCCTTCTGTTACCTGACCAAAAACAGTGTGAACACCGTCAAGGTGAGGCTGAGGTTCATGAACAAGGAAAAACTGGCTTCCACCTGTATTTTTACCTGCATGAGCCATAGACAACGAACCAGCTACGTGCTTATGAGGGTTTCCTTCTGTTTCACAGTCGATCGAATAGCCTGGTCCGCCCATTCCAGATCCTGTTGGGTCTCCACCCTGTGCTACGAAACCTGGGATAACACGGTGAAAGTTTACACCATTGTAAAAACCTTCGTTAGCAAGCTTTTCAAAGTTAGCAACGGTATTCGGTGCTGCCTCTGGGAAAAACTCAATTTCAATTGTTTCTCCATTATCAAATGCAATTGTTCCTTTTTTCATAAATAAATCCTCCTGCACTAACAATTTTCTTCAAAGCTCTTTCATTATAGCACATACTTAAGCTGTTCCCTATCATTTCTACTTTTACAAAGTTATTTTGAAATAATCGCTTGTTTTAATGGAAGGTCATGACGAATTAAATCCTCAAAAGATTCTCTCTTTACGACAAGTTGTGCTTCTCCATTTTCTACAAAAACCACCGCTGGTCGAGGTAGTCTGTTATAGTTATTTGCCATAGAATACCCGTACGCTCCAGTTGAAAATACAGCCATCGTATCTCCTGCTATGGCGCGCTGTAATGTGCAATCCCAGATTAACATGTCACCTGACTCACAACATTTTCCCGCAACAGAATAAACATGTTCTCTCGGCTCATTCATACGATTAGCAATCGTTGCTTCATACTTTGCTTGATAAAGGGCTGGTCGTAAATTATCCGTCATTCCTCCATCTACTGCAAGATAATGACGAAGTTCTGGCACTTTCTTGTGTGATCCGACTGTATATAACGTCAAGCCGGCTTCTCCAACGAGTGAACGTCCTGGCTCAATCCAAATTTCTGGCATTCTCATTGCATTACCTAACTGCGCTCTTACAGCATTAACCATTGCCTCGATATAGTCTCCAACTGGGAGTGGATGATCTTCTTCAGTATACCGAATTCCAAACCCTCCACCGAGGTTCAGAACTTCTGGCTCATACCCATAGAGTTCAAACCAGGTAGCAAGGTAACGATAGATTTTCTCAATAGCCATTACAAAACCATTCGTTTCAAAAATTTGGGAACCAATGTGACAATGGAGACCAAGGAGGTGAACAGCTTTCATGCTTGTTGCTTGAACAATCGCTTGTTCCACTTGACCACTTTGTAAATCAAAACCAAATTTAGAATCTTCCTGTCCAGTCAAGATATAGTCATGGGTATGTGCTTCAATTCCAGGCGTAATACGCAAAAGCACATTTGCAACCACATTTTTCTCTTCCGCTAATTGTTCAAGTAACGTTAGCTCATAAAAGTTATCTACAACAAAGCACCCTATTTTTGCATCTAACGCCATTCGAATTTCGGCTTCGCTTTTGTTATTTCCATGAAAGTGAATGCGATCCACCGGAAACCCTGCTTTTAAAGCTGTATAGAGTTCTCCTCCTGAAACCACATCAAGACTTAAGCCTTCTTCTTCAGCAAGTTGAATCATTGCCATACAAGAGAATGCTTTACTAGCATAGGCTACCTGGTAGTTGACCTTCTCTTGTTCAAAAGCATTTCGAAATGCTCTCGCTTTCTCTCGAATCATCGCTACATCATAAACGTATAAGGCCGTACCATATTTTTCACTTAATTCTACTGTATCAACACCTCCAACTGATAAATGACCTTCTTTTGAAATTGCTGACGTTCCGTATAAATTCACGATCATTTCTCCCCTCTCGCTGATATGAATGCGAGCAACCCTCCATAAAATAAGAAAAACAGCCAACTTTATAGATACATTGGCTGTTTACTCCGTATCCTCACGAGTTGGATTAGCTCACCACCGAAAGAATTCCTCTTTCAGTGACAGTCTGCAACTTGTTTAGCAGCAGCCCAGCAAGAAAAGAATGGCCCCTTTCTCACTTCGGCAAATTGACCTTTCTGATATCATCCTCGCATTCCATTCTATGCTCAGATACCATACTCATTCGTTTTGCGCCTCTATCCCCATTACATTCAATGAGGTCTATTCAATTAAGAAATAAATTATCATACTTTTTAAGATTCGGCAAGTGGTTTGTCCGGTTGCTTCGTTTCATTTTGTGGTTCTGTAATACTTGGACGTAGTTTAGTGAGCGGAACTGATACACGAATCAACACTTGAATAAAGGCTTTAGGATTAAAAGGAATAAACGGCCATAAGTAGGGGGTATTTAAAGGTTTTAACGCAACAAGGAATAAAATGATTGCCGTAATTCCAATCATATATCCCGGCACTCGAAAGAAAAAGACAAGGAATAAAAGAAGAAGCCTTACAAGTTTATTTGCAATCGATAATTCATAACTTGGTGTTGCATAAGATCCTATCGCAGCAATCGAAACATATAGGATAACTTCTGGAACAAATAATCCCACATCAATGGCAATCTGTCCGATCAACACGGCTGCAATTAACCCCATGGCAGTGGAAAGTGGCGTCGGGGTGTGTATAGCAGCCATCCTGAGCGTTTCGATCCCTACTTCAGCAAGAATAATTTGAACAAAAATCGGTACATTTGTTTCATCATTCGGGCCGATAAAATCGATCGTTTCAGGCAGTAACTGCGGTTCATATACCGCTAATAACCATAGAGGTAGCAACAGTAGCGCAGCTAACATCCCGCCAAATCGGACCCATCTTAAAAACGCGCCTGGTAAAGGGGCTTCTCGATATTCTTCAGCATGTTGAACATGATGAAAAAAAGTAGTTGGTGTAATAATAACGCTTGGTGAAGTATCAACGATGATTAAAACGTGCCCTTCAAGTAAATGAGAAGCCGCGACATCAGGTCTTTCTGTATATCGAACAAGTGGAAATGGGTTACCTGCCTGGTGCACAAGAAACTCTTCTACTGTTTTATCGGCCATTGGAATACCATCAATGTTAATTTCTTTTAATTTCTTTTTGACTATTTCAACTAAATTAGGATTGGCTACATCTTGAATGTAGGTGATACATACGTCTGTTTTAGACCGTTCTCCAACTTGAAAAATTTCATTCCGCAATCGACCATCTCGGATTCGGCGTCTTGTTAAAGCCGTATTTTCAATGATGTTTTCAGTAAAACCATCACGTGAACCTCTAATAACTTTCTCTGTATCAGGCTCCTGTGGCGTTCTTCCTGGATACTTTCGAACATCAATAATATAAGCGATTTCTTCGCCTTCCATAAAAACTGCAATTAATCCAGATAAAACCTGGTCGATGACTTCATCGAATGTTTCAACCTCTGTGACCTGCTGATGTGGCAAATGATTATGTATCACCTGCTCAAATTTAACCGTTAATCGATGATGATCATCAACTTCCATCAGCTCTCGCATAATCTCTACAATGATGGAAGTATCACAAAGCCCTGTACAATAGTAAAACTGAATTTCTTTGTTAAGAATCTTAAGTTTTCGAACTCCTACATCAAAACTTTTTCCAATCCCAATTGACTTTTTCAAAAATTCTTCGTTTTCTTTTAGCTTTTTAAATATTTTTTGTTTATTATCAATTTTAGTGGTCATAGAAACCGCTCCTTTCAAGCAGAATTTGAACGGCTTTCAATGTTATAGGTGAACCAACTTCCGGATCATCATAACCCGACATTTTACCTATATCACCGACACCTATAATAATGGGAAGGTTTAATTTATCTAATATCGACACCGTGTCGCCATCTATTCTACCCGCCTCCATATCTGCAAATCCATTTTTGTCGACTCCGTAGTGTGTCAATTCTCCGTCACGATCAATGGAGACATCTACCCTCGTCCACTCTGAAAAATGAGTTCTGGATGCGACTGCAATAGCTCCAAGGAGTTCAATACTTTCATCTTCGGCAACAGACTGCATGGCAAGTTCCCCATATCCTTCACCCGGAAATCCACTATCATCAAACATAACAAAAACTGGATCGTGAGGAGCTTCTTTAATAAGAGCGATAATTTCGTAACCAGCAAGCGGGGTAGGATTTCCTGCAGATTGACTAATGCATCTTCCTCCAATATCTGACGCTACTTTTTCAATTGCTTTTTGAGCATAAAGGTCTCCGTCTGTGACGAAGATCACCCGCCGCTTTTTCATTATTCTCACCCCTTTGGTTTAAATAGAATGGCTACAATAAATCCAAAAACAATTGCAGAAGAAATACCTGCGGAGGTTAATTGAAATATTCCCATTGCAATTCCTATAAAGCCGTGTTCTTCCCCTTGTTGCATAGCGCCATGGAGGAGTGAATGACCAAAACTAGTAATCGGTACAGTCGCACCAGCTCCAGCGAATTCAATTAGTCGATCATAAATCCCAAAGCCATCAAGCACGGCTCCTGCTACAACAAAAGAAGACATGACATGCGCAGGTGTTAATTTAAAAATATCAAGTAATAATTGACCGATGACACAGATACCTCCACCGACTGCAAAAGCGATAAAATATTCCACTATTTCACACCTCCAACTCGCTCAAATACGACTGCGTGAGCAATAGCTGGCATCGATTCTTTTTGCTGAACCATTACGGGACTATGCAAACATCCTGTTGCTGTGACAAGAATTTTGTTATAATTCCCCTTTTTTAGAAGGTCAATAAGGTGACCATATGTGACTATGGCAGAACAAGCACACCCACTTCCACCAGCAAATACTTCTTTTTGATCTGGTCTATAAATCATCAGCCCGCAATCATTATGATTGTTTGTGATGTCAAATCCTTTTTCACTTAACAAATCTCTTACAATCGGAGACCCTACAGCTGATAAGTCACCGGTAACGATAAGATCATACTCTGAAGGTTCAATATTTAAATCCTTAAAGTGAGTCGCTAGTGTATCTGCTGCAGCTGGCGCCATCGCACTCCCCATATCAAATGGATCCTTTATTCCCCAATCCACCAC contains:
- a CDS encoding peptidylprolyl isomerase, which encodes MKKGTIAFDNGETIEIEFFPEAAPNTVANFEKLANEGFYNGVNFHRVIPGFVAQGGDPTGSGMGGPGYSIDCETEGNPHKHVAGSLSMAHAGKNTGGSQFFLVHEPQPHLDGVHTVFGQVTEGMDTVLRIKQGDVMKEVKVWDEE
- the lysA gene encoding diaminopimelate decarboxylase; amino-acid sequence: MNLYGTSAISKEGHLSVGGVDTVELSEKYGTALYVYDVAMIREKARAFRNAFEQEKVNYQVAYASKAFSCMAMIQLAEEEGLSLDVVSGGELYTALKAGFPVDRIHFHGNNKSEAEIRMALDAKIGCFVVDNFYELTLLEQLAEEKNVVANVLLRITPGIEAHTHDYILTGQEDSKFGFDLQSGQVEQAIVQATSMKAVHLLGLHCHIGSQIFETNGFVMAIEKIYRYLATWFELYGYEPEVLNLGGGFGIRYTEEDHPLPVGDYIEAMVNAVRAQLGNAMRMPEIWIEPGRSLVGEAGLTLYTVGSHKKVPELRHYLAVDGGMTDNLRPALYQAKYEATIANRMNEPREHVYSVAGKCCESGDMLIWDCTLQRAIAGDTMAVFSTGAYGYSMANNYNRLPRPAVVFVENGEAQLVVKRESFEDLIRHDLPLKQAIISK
- a CDS encoding spore germination protein, whose translation is MTTKIDNKQKIFKKLKENEEFLKKSIGIGKSFDVGVRKLKILNKEIQFYYCTGLCDTSIIVEIMRELMEVDDHHRLTVKFEQVIHNHLPHQQVTEVETFDEVIDQVLSGLIAVFMEGEEIAYIIDVRKYPGRTPQEPDTEKVIRGSRDGFTENIIENTALTRRRIRDGRLRNEIFQVGERSKTDVCITYIQDVANPNLVEIVKKKLKEINIDGIPMADKTVEEFLVHQAGNPFPLVRYTERPDVAASHLLEGHVLIIVDTSPSVIITPTTFFHHVQHAEEYREAPLPGAFLRWVRFGGMLAALLLLPLWLLAVYEPQLLPETIDFIGPNDETNVPIFVQIILAEVGIETLRMAAIHTPTPLSTAMGLIAAVLIGQIAIDVGLFVPEVILYVSIAAIGSYATPSYELSIANKLVRLLLLFLVFFFRVPGYMIGITAIILFLVALKPLNTPYLWPFIPFNPKAFIQVLIRVSVPLTKLRPSITEPQNETKQPDKPLAES
- a CDS encoding stage V sporulation protein AE, giving the protein MKKRRVIFVTDGDLYAQKAIEKVASDIGGRCISQSAGNPTPLAGYEIIALIKEAPHDPVFVMFDDSGFPGEGYGELAMQSVAEDESIELLGAIAVASRTHFSEWTRVDVSIDRDGELTHYGVDKNGFADMEAGRIDGDTVSILDKLNLPIIIGVGDIGKMSGYDDPEVGSPITLKAVQILLERSGFYDH
- the spoVAE gene encoding stage V sporulation protein AE, with protein sequence MEYFIAFAVGGGICVIGQLLLDIFKLTPAHVMSSFVVAGAVLDGFGIYDRLIEFAGAGATVPITSFGHSLLHGAMQQGEEHGFIGIAMGIFQLTSAGISSAIVFGFIVAILFKPKG